The Harmonia axyridis chromosome 3, icHarAxyr1.1, whole genome shotgun sequence nucleotide sequence TTGGATAACCCACTTTCCTAAAATCCTTTGAAAGTCAAATACAATATGACCTCACAAGGAAATGAATCTTCAgaccaatactttcaatatttGGCTCACGGACATAGCCAAGGGAATTCAGGGGGTACAACACCCCCCCTGCCCTGCTGTTTTGTTTAATAAATCATCGCCCATATTTCTCCCATTATCCCCTCTTTATACTAAAATGAGGATGCATCTGAATTTCCCAAATTTATTAAGTAATCCAGAAAAGGCCTACTGAAACGtatgcaatttttttctatttccaaATTATTCTTTCTATAGTCCCATTTCAGCCTTGAAATTCACAGAAAGCACCCACcttaatttaataatttatgtGCTTATTATCATTCCTGAGTTCCATTGCACTTCCTTATAGCTATAATCTAATTTCCTTCATGCTACTCTTCAAAAGGATCAGTTGAATGCAACGACACCCACAATGATGAGTAAATAAGGTAACCATTCATATTCACTTAGTGTTTTCACTgacaatgttgaaaaaaaattaagggcgTCCTTCAATGGATACTGCCTAGATGAGAAAATATAATAGGAACTATTTGTATAATTAggacagaatcattatttatgaatttcaacCATCAATGTCAGTGATTATAATCATAATAAATTAAGCAAAATATTGAACTTCATTTATAGAGGAATTGTTTatcgttttcaaaaataaattcaaataaatttaaagatAATTCTTTATCATTCATTTTTCCTTTGATGTTTCATTTTCTCAGGTAAAAGATGCAACAGCAGCTTTGATTGTAGTTATGCTCTTTTTTATCATCCCAGCAAAGCCTGATTTCATACACATCTTCAGCAAAGATGAAACAAAAAGACCGAAAACGCCATCTCCAGCACTCCTAACCTGGAAAATTGTACAGCAGAAGCTTCCCTGGGGTTTAATATTTTTACTAGGGGGTGGTTTTGCTCTGGCTGAAGGATCAAAGGCTAGCGGAATGAACCACTTCATCGTCCTCTACTTGGGAGATGTGGTTACTTTGCCAAGGATAGCGATCATGGTGATAGCTTGTCTTTTGGCTTGTTTATTAACGCAGTTTTCAAGTAACATAGCTGTGTGTAATGTGATTTTACCAGTAATGGCTGAAATTTCAGAGGTTAGTGTTCTTTTACCATTTAAACTTTATCTATCATCGGTACCAAGCTCttgaatataatattcaaaCTATTTTTGAAGGTTGCCAACATCCATCCAATGTATCTTATGATGCCAGCAGCCTTGAGTTGTTCTTTTGCTTACTGCCTACCTGTGTCAACACCCCCCAACGCAATAGCAGCAGCCCCATGCAACATGCCCTCATCCGAAATGGCCAAAGTTGGTGCAGGAGTAGCAGTTATATCACTTCTAGTCTTGTTTTGTGTATTTCCATTGTTGGCACCCCTGATATGGGACGTGGATACTGTGCCTGATTGGTTAAATACAACCAATCTAGATGTATGAACATATATGAATTCAGAACTGATGTGACATaatgattaaaattttgaaCGGTCAATGTTGATAGACAAATTTTACAATTGTACAGTATATTTAAATAATTATCAATATTCACCATTTATACATTTTTTAGAATTGTTGAATTTTCAACAGGataatcaaaaaatgttcacttatttttttatatcaacatGATTAATAGCATGTTATGATTGTAGGTTCTTTGTTTTCCAAGCTAAATACTTGGATTGTATAATAAACTCACGTTTAGTATTAAATCCTTCTTTGACTTCCTATTTGCCATGAAGATTCTACtatagaaaatattttaatattctaGATACTCTTTACGTTCCTACGATAAGatcttttttatgaataattgtATCGTAAAAGTTCGCTTTGGACTATAGATTGCCGCTCACAGTTTAAAATTCAGGATCATTCattatagtccattcaggaattatcaacatcgaagtaggcctttAACGTCCAGTCGCGGCTTCATTTCTTGTTACAATATATCACTAAGCATTGCTGTGGTTTTGccatagaaataataatatataataataataataaaaagtttattgctttcaacacaacctaatataataatctattaaatattgcaattaaacacgatgaacagaggctcactagaggttcgcctgttagttctgaaaaaaaaacaagaatttccTTCCTTGAACGTCGTGACAAcagtatacaaaaaaaaataaatgaataaaaatgtcttaATCATGAgtgaataaatcaaatcaatcaaaaacCCAAATATCGAGATGCTCCACTACCCAAAGAAAATCCGTGGaccaaaataatggaaaatagaaaaagtatgGATGCCAAAAGGAAGAAGCTAAAAAGGATGGAGAAAAAATCCCAGAAAACAAAGAGGAAAAGCAACCTAAAGAAGGGAAAAAATCTATTAAAAACGATGACAATATAGCTGCCATTCTAGGAAGAATGACTCTACAATTTTGCACTACCAACGCGACAATGAAGCAAAAGATCGCCTTCTTAGAAGAGCAGGAAAAACTGATTAAGCTTTTCTAGAAGAAATGAACCAcacaaataataaaaatcttACCATTGCGTTTTGGAACGCAAACTCAGTCTTCCAAAAAAGACAGGAATTAACTCTTTTCTTGGAAGAAAATAAATTGATATACTTCTCTTGGGTGAAACCTATTTGAAGCCAACCAAAGtattcaaaataagaaattatgaagTATACAGAAAAGACAGAGAACAAGGTAGAGGAGGAGGTACAGCCGTCTTAGTGAAAAGAGGAATTGTACACCACGAACTACCAGAAGTCCAAACTGCAAATATCGAAGAAACAGGGGTGAGTGTTAAAACGAAGGCAGGTGAAATAAACATTTACTCTGTGTACCGTTCCCCGAACAATGGATTAGAAGAAGCCGATGTAAAGAACTTCTTCCGAACTAAAAAACCTACGATAATCGCGGGAGATTTAAATGCGAAGCATCCTGATTGGAATAGCAGGAAGACAAATCCCCAAGGAACCAAACTGAGAGCCATAGCAGACAAATACAATCTGCTAGTACTAGGCCCAGAAGATCCCACTCATATCCACGAAACCACAGGTACTATGGACGTACTGGATATAGCACTAATGAAAAATGTATCAGCGAATTACGATATAGAAACTAAGATGGATCTCTCATCGTATCACAGCCCAGTGATCTTGACATTAGAAATCAGAACAGACAGATTACCCACAGACCGAAAAACAATTAATTGGGCAAAATTTaacgaaataattcaaataaaacgTGTTAATATAGAAAGCAAAGAACAGGTAGACGAAGCAATCGAGGATCTAGAAAAAAGAATGATCGAAGCTGAAGTACAGTCCACTAAGATCAAAAAAATACCGAAGAAGAGACCGCTACCTCTAGACGTGAGAATTTTGTTAGAGGAGAAGAAAAAGGCGAAGAAACAGTATAGACGCACATTAAACCCCAGTGACAAAACTATACTCAATAAACTGACGAACGATGTGAAAAACAGAGTCGGACAAGTGTTCAACGAAGACTGGGACAAGAAGTTAGAAGAACTAGACACAGAAGACCAATCACTGTGGAAAATGACGACAGCACTAACTGGAAGGAAAATGAAAGCGAAGATTCCAGCACTCAAAAAGGGAAATCAAGTAGCTGTCACTAATGAAGAAAAGGCAGAAATGTTTGCGGAATCTCTGGAACATCAATTCAAGCCGAATCAAAAAATCAGCGACGACCAATTCAACCAATCAGTCGAATTACATGGAAATATTACAGACGAAGATCACAATGAAATGGAAGAAGATTCAACCGAAGTGACTGAAGAAGAAGtcgaagaaattatcaaaacttcaaaaaatagaaaagcaccTGGAATAGACGGAATACTCAATCAAGCAATTAAAAACTTACCAGGAGAAGCTcgagatgaaatcgttgaaatagccagattcatactaaaaacaggatattatccaaacaaatggaaaacggcggaaacaatattaatttggaaaaaaggaaaaaacaaaaaagatccAACGAATTATCGGCCCATAAGCCTATTATCGGCAATCAGTAAAGTGGTAGAGAAATTATACACAGAAGACTGACAGATTtcgtagaagaaaagaaaataattcctgaTCACCAGTTTGGATTTCGTAAAGATCATTCAACGATTCATCAACTGGTAAGAATAACGGAAAATATTAAGGAGCAAATGAACCTCATGTGGCATCAGGGATTGAtctacaaaatgaagttgatgaaatttccaattaaACTTACGAAATTGATACAATCGcacctggcaaatagaaaatttagggtgAATATCGACAGCACCAGGTCAACGATTAGAGAAATAGAAGCCGGaattccccaaggatcggtgataggaccgctgctgtttaACATATATATGGCAGaaataccgaaaatgaatagatgcaagatagcccagtttgcagatgacactgccatatactttcacagtagaatgcggaaaacaatcactaagcagctacagatagacctagatacactgatggaatacttcgagaaatggagattcaaagttaacaaatcgaaaacagttgcaatctacttcggaggaacaacagtaaagaaagaaagaGCAGGAAACGTCAGAATAGataaccagacgatagaatggaaaaaggaagcaaaatatctgggagttatactggatgaaagaatgaattttaacaaacagatagaagaaaacagacaaaagacaaggcaattgcacggcagattgtacccattgctcaaccctagaagtaaactttctttagaaaacaagctgaagataataaaaatagtgctaataccaagcattacgtatgcaggagttacctggtacaatacgaaggacaacAAAAATGACCAGTTGCAAAGTGCACTAAATtttaagaacagcggttggcgccccatggtatataactaaccaacaaatcagagaagaactgaaaattgaaactattgaagaaatagtcaataagcatagaaagaagacaatagagacgttgaaagagcacgagaataaggaattaagaaagataatacaaattaaagtaagaacgaccgataagaggaaatacctctttcaaagaactagatagaagaaaaaagtgacattaAGTAGGGAGGAAATCCTCCTGACCAGACAAAAGCAGAAAATAGGTGAAAGGAAagtagaggcgaagggaatatAAATTCCGgtccttatacaaaaagaagatctgagcaACATAGTCACTTCCCAGGCTGTTGCCCAAGTGCCAATAACCCCCACAACCGATGCTGAGGTCGCGTCATATTCCGTCGCTGTGAAGAAGGGAGCCGTGCCAAAAGTTATTATACATGATATACCAAGGAATCCGATAGATTTGCTTGCCCTTTATGCGGATGACACAGGAATAGCAGTCGAACACAGAAGAGCAAATATCATACACCAAAGATTACAAGAAGTAGCAGATGAAATAACCAAATGGTGCATTAAATGAAAGATTGAAATAAACGGACAGAAAAGCCAAGCTATCCTACTGCAAAAGAGAAGATTAcaaatggaggaaaaattatcaattgacgGCAACGAAGTTGAATGGCAAAACGAAGCAAAATACCTCGGTGAGATCATGGATACGGGACTAACGTGGAAACAACATGTTAAGTATGCGGTGGATAAAACCAACAAAGCGATGAGCCGTCTATACCCAATCATCGGAAGAAGAAGCCTAATGGACATAAACACCAAACTCAGAATAATTAAAGCCGTTGCCAGACCCCAACTCACGTACGGCTCagtggcttggggatacgcggcaaagaaccacatcaagagaattcaatcaacggaagataaatatctaagatgggcaatagatgccccttggtttgttagaaacatccaaatccacagagacctaaaatgggacagaataactaactacatgaagaaaaaagccgaaagaatattcgaaaaattgatagaacatcccaacgaagaattgagaagattaattgattacGACCCTGCCGAAGATGCAAGAAGAATGAATACCTACCGCAAAAGACCCAGGGATCAATTGCGAAACTTGACCTAAATATATAGTAAACTCaagaaaatacatcaaattgaagaaacaatccgAATAAAAAGGACTCCCGAATAACCCAGCACAATAGTGTGCAAGTAGAAATTTATCCGACCAAGAGAAAAATGGTTTATAGGCTTTATGCCCGAAACCTAAGAAGcagcaggttaggtttagtgaGTATTCTCGCTCTTGATGAGCCAGGACCCTCAAACTTGTTCCTTAGGATAAGGTTCATCTGTAAATGGATTCCCCCTgctttgacaaaaaaaaacacagtcACTTCTCAACGATATGagagaaggtgtgtcttaggcagagatcgctggatagcctaactgaagagtccaccagcgatctcgggacgaaacacaataccccccgggagagggcgcacataaatcttggctcgagaaagactcgccaaactACGTTTACCTAATTtagggatttattcaaaatgtaaggcccattttacTGTATTATTCtttagttgaataaatttgttataCATACAAATCAggtccaataattttaattttgacggAGAGTCAGTTCAGTTAATTGAGTTCTATGTTTAAGCTCcgccccattcgccatttttaggctcaattttaaCGTAGTGTCGTCACTGTCGAATGAGCCATATCATGTATTTTAGCTCTGTGCCTTCGACTTGACCTTTCGGAGATTATCCCGCTGATTTATTTCATGAACATGTGACTATACTTACCCCTCTTACGAGCGGAAGCTACGCCAGAGAGGTGAATTCTCCCCTCCTTACCAGCCGAAGGCTCTACAAACGCAGTCGAAAGGCTTCTCAAAATCTGCCGAAAGGCTCCACAAACGCAGCCGAAGGCTCCACAAACGCAGTCGAAAGGCTCCGCAAACGCAACAGAAAGGCTCTGCAAACGCAGCCGAAATACTTTGTTTAACTGAGACTGTTCAGCTGAATATCTGTACCACAGCTTCACTCTCTCAGGGTTAGCTTTAGTCTTGAACATTTCAGACTTTCTAATTTAACTCTCTATTCTCCAGATGGCACTGCCAACCCACTTTATCAAAATGGGTGAACTGCTTGAAGAATCTGCAGAGACAGAAAATGGTAATTTGATTTTGGAAAGGCTGAAACTTTTGGCTCAGGCACACTTGCCAGAGGGTTGGACCGAGTGGAAGGTGGCCCAGCTGACGAAAGAACAGGTGCTGGGTAATCCAAGTGGATTCCCTGGTCCTCAACAAAATCAGGTTTGCACTTCCTACTCTGGGAGTAGTGTCCATTAGTTTCTCCAGAAGCGGATCATCTGTCGGAAAGACCTAGAGGGACATCAAAGTGTCTATGTTAGAATGGGCCTTCTGCATGATCCTGATTATGAGTCCCCCATCTGTTTCCAATCGAATAGGAGGTTCGGCCGCCCAATCCGAAATCTTCAATCGGGCGGTTAAAGATATGAAACCTTTAACTACTTGTAAATCTCgactaacaatttataattggaaacagaaaggttatcgggtatgtagtcaaacttgaacaattttagctctttattgcttcagccaagctttcggacaataacttgtccttcttcagggcaactaaaaattacataaagttgtaaaaaacacacagaaatcaatacagcaggacttacatcaatgtgagtcttaaatgttaaaattacttcaatgtccatatataatatgtaacCTGCCAGGAATACATacccgataacctttctgtttCAAAATATGAAACCTTTGCTCATATCCAGGCAAGAAGCTTCAGATCAGTTGGGTGAGAAGTCAGATTCTGGTTCAGAAGAAAAAATGTCTGAAGACTCCCATGGTAAACgtcgaagatattcttcaaaggAGCAAGTTGTGAAGAGACCAAGATTTGATCGAGTCACCCTTCTTGAGAATAAGGTGGATACAATGTTTGCTTCAATCTGCGCTCGTCTGGATGATTCAGCAGAAACTCAATATACAGAGGTCGAGTCATCGGCCGTAGAGGAAGATGAGTTACTGTATAATTCTGATCAGAAGAGCTCCCAAACTTGGCAAGCGCCAGATATTGTTTTCACAGATAACCTAGATCTAGATTTTTTACCTGATGTAAGGGAAGCTGCTTCGGACATTCCGGAGCCCAGTCCAATCATAAAGGCAGATGGTATTGCCTGCCAACGTTTTCGTTCAGAATCGTGGAACAAAATTAGATATAAAGAAGTTCAGAAACGCTTGCAGGCGGCGCCAGTTTTTGGGGCTCTCAAAGTTAATTCGCAGTTGGGAAGTTTAGCGACCAAGTCTTTCGCCTCGGACCTACTAGTAAAATTTGATGATACATTAGGCACTATCTGCCATGGCCTTTTAAATCAAAGAAAAGCACTAGCTGAGGCTTTGAAAGGCCTTACTGCTAAGCACCCTGATATTGTCGACGACCAAAAATCGGTTGTAATTGATACCAATTCTAACTTTGAAAACTATTCAGATGATCTTTTATAATTAGTATTTGCTCATAGAGCAGAAACCATTAAAATTAGACGTCAAGCATATAAAACGAAATCGGACTTTCAAACAGTCAAATTGAACCAAATTCCCTCTTCTTCGACGCACATTTTCGATGAAGAAAAACCAACAGATTTTTTGAAAGCACTGTAacgttttttttccttttatcatttttattttaatattatttctgcttggagaatgaatgtaccgctGAAGTGGAATCGTCAGGTACACTTTCTAATTGTTTCTGCTTGTTCGCGATTCTGGTATTGAATTGCCAGAAATTGTGTTGGGGtggtcatttcaaataaatatatctttTCCCGCTCCtcaagtataataataataataataataataatagaactCATTTTTCCGTATTTCTCGAGTGTAGAGCATCTCAGCTAATCCGAATAAAGATTTTCTGTCTTCGACCATTTGAGTTGGATTATTTggaaaattgcagataatatcataattttgctgATTATTTTGGGATATTTATATCACGTTTTGGAATCAAGCAGAATTTCCGTCTTGTACGGGATAAAAATTCTACATACTCTGatagaaatttctataaaaGCCGCCCTCCATCTTAGGTAATGTaaagtacaaatttcaaatgattgtcTTCATGAGTTTTAATTGCAGgctttcaattctttcaattcttctgaatattttactgaTTCGATATATAAGTGGATCAACCTGAATTATTGGCGTGTTGGTTGATGCAAAGACATCCCTTGGACATAGGCACCCCCATTGCCTTATACTGAGGGTTGGAATAACTTCTAACCGGTTGGGAGCGAACcgaattcaacatttccatcaaCTGGACTTCTCCCTCTGGATGAGTACAacccttttattttcattagagaaagttaccaaaattaatcatttattttgaatatattgaataaccatATTGGACCATATATAGACTCTGAAATTTAACTAAAATCCtacagtttattattttattgtgaataccattatctgtgaaattctctgtaaatgaaagccggcattcattcttttaaattattgttcatacttaagtgcactcaattcaaattcattaattacatttcatatcataaatataacgcttttctcttcaagtacttagtaatttggtagttttggaaattttacagaaaagtaggaatcttgtttatattcgattgatattattAAAACTATCTGGCGCCCCCCCTATTTATTGAGCTGTTCAttttaaattaagaaaaaaattatagaatccaCCCCTTCTCCACTAGAGCTAAGCCGCGAGCTTCATTTTACCTTATTTATGTTACATctagagaatatttgaaaataattcacttgtTGAGAAAAATAACGTAACAGCACAAGgaggttttttcgatgtttttcaCGAGCGGTTCGGTAGATCCGGGAACAGAACATCTGTCTCGCAAAAAAAGACTCGGTTAGAGCACAAGAGACTGTTTAAATTTCAACCATCGAAATTTAAGAGCTCATCTTAGCGAAATCGTTCGAGTTCTTATTCTACTACAGGGGTGGTCACGTAGGAAAAACCAACAAGCCGCGTCGTCCAAAAGGCAAGAGGCGTCTTTGACGCGCCCTTTGTATCAGATCAGATCAAAGGGTACTCGAGCATCTGGAAAGAGCTAGGGGCTCCACCATACGTGATGAAAGCCATAGAAGGGTATTCCATTCCCTTTGTAGAGAAACCTCCTTCTGTTCCGTTAACAGAAGctcttataaaaaaattttccacaaaagtttcagGAACTATGTTAAAAGAAATCGATAGGTTAATAAACCAACGGGTGGTGGAACCATCGGTGGCAAAGACCGGGTTCTTATCTCAACTATTTTTAGTCCCGAAACAAGACGAAAAGATGAGGCAGATTTTCAATATAAGGCGTCTCAATGGATATTCAAATTCCAAGAGTTTCCGTCTGGTGAGTCAAAACAAGGTACCAGGGTTTCTTCAAGAAGGCGACTTTGCAGGGAAATTGGACCTATCACAAGCATACATTCCAGCAAAGGAAGAGCATCGCAGCTACCTCTCCTTTTCTTACAAAAAGAGGGTGTTTCAAATGACATGCTTACCATTCGGTCTGTCGAGTGCTCCTCTGATTTTCTCTCGAATAAGCAATTGGTTTATCTGGACGATTTTTTTCTTACACCAATATTCAACAGCGGTGATGAGACAATTGGAATACGCAGTAGATCTTTTTCAAAGCCTAGGCTGGAAAGTAAACCTAGAAAAGTGCAATTTGGAGGCACTGAAATCAGTGGAGTTTTTGGGTATAATTTGGGACACCAAACAGGCCAGAAATACCTTACCCTCCAAGAAGGCTCAACAAATTCTAGAGAGCCTACACCAGTTGGCGAGCAAGGGTATTTGGAGCTGAGAGTCGGGAAAATCTTTGATAGACAGGCTAGGTTTTGCGTCTCTGGTTACCCCAATGGGACGCCTCTTTGCGAGAAGGCTTCAACGGGCAAGCAAACGGTTGCCAGAGATCCAACCGAGAAAGAAATTTCTGTTTCCCAAGGAGGTTTTGGCCGAATGTCGATGGTAGTTACAGACGCAGATGTCGGGGACGTGGACACAGACTCAGAAAGCTTGGCATATCAACAAGAAGGAATTGTTCACCGTGCTTATAGACGTGAAGAAATATTATTGTTGGAAAAATCCCTGATGAAACAGTAAGACAACAGAACTTTTGTGGCCTACTTGTGAAATCAAGGGGGGACGAAATCAAAAGCTGTTTTGGAACTAACGATAGAGATACTTTTGATAACACACGAATTTGGGATATCCATATTTCCCTACTACCTTCTCGGACATTGCAACACAATGGCAGATTGTCTGACAAAGGGGTCTGATTCTTCCCGATTGGCATCTAAAAGCGGATGTGACATCGATGATTTTTCCAAATGGGGAACCCCGCAAATGGATTTGTTTGCGACGAACCGATCACGAGTAGTTCCAAAATATGTAACGATAGATGCGAGAGACTCGTGAGCAGTGTTCATAAACGCGTTCAGCAGACCCTGGGTGTTCAAGCTCGCCTGGATATTCCCACCACCTCCTCTAGTTCTGCAAAATTTGAACAAATCCCAAGGAACTTTCATTCTAGTAGTCGCACGTTGGGAGAACGTTCTGGAGGGCAAACCTCAAACAGAGATCTAGAAGCTCCAATTATTCTAAGGAATTTGTCCCACGGTTTTATCGATCTTTCGACCGATCTTCCTCCGCCCAGATCAGAGGACCTTCGTTTGGAAGGTACGGGGTGGACTCCGTTAATGTCAGGTATATCACCAGATGATGTCACACTTCTTCAGGGTGCTTGGTGCCTTACAAACCTATCACTCGGCCTGGAAGCAAAGGTCGGGTGTGAGATCCAATGGACCAAGCGCATCAGATATTTGTGCATACCTGTCTGAGGGCGCGGAACGACTGCCAGGGCATCCATTGATTAAAACGATGTTGAAAGCCATAGGCCTCAAGACCTCAGCATGTCTTACGCCCAAGTCAACCATTTGGAATATCCTAGATCTAGTAAACTGGTTGAAGACACATCCCTcggatcagaaaatttttttaagtatcACGCCACACCGCCATCTTGTTGCTATTGGCCTCAGGTTGTAGGATTCATGATCTTACACTCATCAGCCTGGATAAAGATCACTGCCATCTGTCGAATTCTAGGAAAACATAGGACATTCTGGCCTATGTTTGGGTCTAAAACGGATCGAACCAAGTATCGCCAGCCAATCCGGTATGGAGCTAAGAAGTTCGGGAGATGAACTCTTAGACTTGGTCAATTGGGTTCATCTCCTAATTGAAGTGTCTGAGCAAAGGAGggctaaaaaaaaacttttccctCTTTTTATCACAACTAGAAGGGCAGTTAGAGCAGCAACAAGGACAATAATAGCAGGATGGCTCAAAGAACCTTTTAAGGATTTGAGAATTGAAATGGGTCCCGGGTCTATCCGTTCCGCAGTAGaatctttcgattttcaaaataatgtttCAATAGACTCCATCTTGGAGAAGGGTAATTTGCTAGGTTCAAATAACTTTTTCAAGC carries:
- the LOC123675461 gene encoding uncharacterized protein LOC123675461, which gives rise to MIPTKVFKIRNYEVYRKDREQGRGGGTAVLVKRGIVHHELPEVQTANIEETGVSVKTKAGEINIYSVYRSPNNGLEEADVKNFFRTKKPTIIAGDLNAKHPDWNSRKTNPQGTKLRAIADKYNLLVLGPEDPTHIHETTGTMDVLDIALMKNVSANYDIETKMDLSSYHSPVILTLEIRTDRLPTDRKTINWAKFNEIIQIKRVNIESKEQVDEAIEDLEKRMIEAEVQSTKIKKIPKKRPLPLDVRILLEEKKKAKKQYRRTLNPSDKTILNKLTNDVKNRVGQVFNEDWDKKLEELDTEDQSLWKMTTALTGRKMKAKIPALKKGNQVAVTNEEKAEMFAESLEHQFKPNQKISDDQFNQSVELHGNITDEDHNEMEEDSTEVTEEEVEEIIKTSKNRKAPGIDGILNQAIKNLPGEARDEIAVAQVPITPTTDAEVASYSVAVKKGAVPKVIIHDIPRNPIDLLALYADDTGIAVEHRRANIIHQRLQEVADEITKWCIK